A window of the Methanoculleus horonobensis genome harbors these coding sequences:
- a CDS encoding DNA-3-methyladenine glycosylase: MTLPAAFYERDTVTVAKDLLGCLLVHREETTTAGRIVEVEAYLRGDPAAHSYRGVTQRNRVMFGPAGHAYVYRIYGLHTCVNVVTGAEGAGEAVLIRALEPVTGIDLMQARRGTDDPRSLASGPGKLTQALGITMDLNGTSLRDGPLQVRSPATPPEFRPEDIVQTTRVGITKAADLPLRFYLKGSRYVSRR; the protein is encoded by the coding sequence ATGACCCTTCCTGCTGCATTCTACGAACGCGACACCGTGACCGTCGCAAAGGACCTGCTGGGATGCCTGCTCGTCCACCGTGAAGAGACGACGACGGCCGGACGGATCGTCGAGGTCGAGGCCTACCTCCGGGGTGACCCGGCGGCCCACTCCTACCGCGGCGTGACACAGAGGAATCGGGTTATGTTCGGCCCGGCAGGCCACGCTTACGTCTACCGGATCTACGGCCTGCACACCTGCGTCAACGTCGTGACGGGAGCAGAGGGCGCGGGGGAGGCCGTCCTCATCCGGGCGCTCGAGCCGGTCACCGGGATCGACCTCATGCAGGCGCGGCGGGGGACGGACGACCCCCGTTCGCTCGCAAGCGGCCCGGGCAAACTGACGCAGGCGCTAGGCATCACCATGGACCTGAACGGAACCTCCCTTCGCGACGGCCCGCTCCAGGTCCGGTCGCCCGCGACACCGCCGGAGTTCCGGCCGGAAGATATCGTGCAGACGACCCGGGTCGGGATCACGAAGGCGGCGGACCTCCCCCTCCGGTTTTACCTGAAGGGGAGCCGGTACGTCTCGCGACGGTAA
- a CDS encoding PKD domain-containing protein produces the protein MAVISIAVVATAAPQSGTFMSGEPGMPGITRALEVYPNNLSHADISGNRIVYSDYRDGNWDIFLFNHTSGREYQLTNDTYDQMNPTISCDLVAWYDNSTGAWDLVLLKLHGDDAAYPVCTGPDQGRPGCPAGVVCFPTTTTTTTPTPGPGSGNCSCTANFTWSPESPAVNATVNFTGNATVDGDCGIDAWAWSFGDGATGSGQDVTHNYTSEGTYTVRLNVTLDDGTVCNASEDITVTPLPADNCSCAADFTWSPENPVVNETVDFTDQTTVNGDCAIQAWAWDFGDGETGEGGTASHAYATAGTYTVGLNVTLDDGTACNTSSDVTVSPLPEENCSCTASIAKDRDQAEPEQPVAFTGSAAIDGDCSVTGWAWDFGDEATGEGETASHAYAAAGTYTVTLVATLDDGNTCQATTDVTVTAPPEPCSCSASITSSGNSFQGEADIQGDCSVTSWSWDFGDGATGSGQDVTHDYAAEGTYTVTLTVTLDDGNTCQATTQAFVIF, from the coding sequence GTGGCGGTCATCTCGATTGCCGTGGTCGCCACCGCAGCTCCTCAGTCGGGAACCTTCATGAGCGGCGAGCCGGGCATGCCCGGCATCACCCGGGCGCTTGAAGTTTACCCGAATAACCTCTCACACGCGGATATATCCGGCAATCGGATCGTCTATAGCGATTATAGAGACGGAAACTGGGATATCTTCCTGTTCAACCACACCTCGGGCAGAGAGTACCAGCTCACGAACGACACCTACGACCAGATGAACCCCACGATCTCCTGTGACCTCGTCGCCTGGTACGATAACTCGACCGGGGCTTGGGATCTCGTCCTCCTCAAACTCCACGGAGACGATGCAGCCTACCCGGTCTGCACGGGCCCCGATCAGGGGCGGCCCGGCTGCCCTGCGGGAGTGGTCTGTTTCCCGACTACCACGACGACCACCACACCGACGCCTGGGCCCGGGTCCGGCAACTGCTCCTGCACGGCGAACTTCACCTGGAGCCCCGAGAGCCCTGCCGTCAACGCTACGGTTAACTTCACCGGGAACGCCACGGTCGACGGCGACTGCGGGATCGATGCGTGGGCCTGGAGTTTCGGCGACGGTGCAACCGGCAGCGGCCAGGACGTCACCCACAACTACACGTCGGAAGGAACCTATACGGTCAGGCTGAACGTGACCCTCGATGACGGCACGGTATGCAATGCGTCCGAGGACATCACGGTCACACCGCTTCCCGCCGACAATTGCTCCTGCGCAGCGGACTTCACCTGGAGCCCTGAGAACCCTGTCGTCAACGAGACGGTCGACTTCACCGATCAGACCACGGTCAACGGGGACTGCGCCATCCAGGCATGGGCGTGGGACTTCGGCGACGGGGAGACCGGTGAAGGCGGAACCGCGAGCCACGCCTACGCCACGGCAGGAACCTACACGGTCGGGCTGAACGTGACCCTTGACGACGGCACGGCGTGCAACACGTCAAGTGACGTCACCGTCTCGCCGCTGCCGGAGGAGAACTGCTCCTGCACGGCAAGCATCGCGAAAGACCGCGACCAGGCCGAACCTGAGCAGCCGGTTGCCTTTACGGGCTCGGCTGCGATCGACGGGGACTGTTCCGTGACCGGCTGGGCGTGGGACTTCGGCGACGAAGCGACCGGTGAAGGCGAGACCGCGAGCCACGCCTACGCCGCGGCGGGCACCTACACGGTCACGCTGGTGGCGACGCTTGACGACGGCAACACCTGCCAGGCAACGACGGATGTGACGGTGACCGCTCCTCCGGAGCCCTGCTCCTGCTCGGCAAGCATCACGTCAAGCGGGAACTCGTTCCAGGGCGAGGCCGATATCCAGGGCGACTGCTCCGTGACCTCCTGGTCATGGGACTTCGGTGACGGAGCGACCGGCAGCGGCCAGGACGTCACCCACGACTATGCGGCGGAAGGAACCTATACGGTCACGCTGACCGTGACACTCGACGACGGGAACACCTGCCAGGCGACAACGCAGGCCTTCGTGATCTTCTGA
- a CDS encoding condensation domain-containing protein — protein MMSAPPIRHPAPAFDVFNVYFERIYDPTMHVVFTLDGEVDAEAMREATMRLVASDPYLRSRFAEVDGRPVWEEIPEERWEGAFVLVPAGGDEPLHTPPPPLDVRSGPQVRVGLYQREGADIVAVTCHHGFCDATGALTLARDLFAAYRGIVDDPGFRPAPRAPYERSTERVLALYSEEERQQALAEEEPFVDRWRFPIERTGRGTPHIARRTLSPERLGRMKAFGRGHGATVNDVLIAAFFLAFQKIRGEFSDRGEPRSLLTSADLRRRYPGLYEDAPLTNLSIAYEVTLSAGEGARLEDVIGRVTAITTRRKASSLGVAAILFYEEIMAGGMPAVRAFFDEMIERYETSGQKNPVFSNLGVFDPGDYLPIPGKGGAALDIREIQYLPCACWPYGFLMIASTFRDRLTLATAYEEGPYSTAVVDRFLEYVDGYLP, from the coding sequence ATGATGTCTGCCCCGCCTATCCGCCACCCCGCCCCCGCCTTCGACGTCTTCAACGTCTACTTCGAGCGCATCTACGATCCGACGATGCACGTCGTCTTCACGCTCGACGGCGAAGTCGACGCCGAAGCCATGAGGGAGGCGACGATGAGGCTCGTTGCATCCGATCCCTACCTCCGATCGAGATTCGCGGAGGTTGACGGCCGGCCGGTCTGGGAGGAGATCCCGGAGGAGCGGTGGGAAGGAGCGTTTGTCCTCGTCCCGGCCGGCGGTGACGAACCCCTCCACACGCCTCCACCGCCCCTCGACGTCCGTTCCGGGCCGCAGGTGCGGGTCGGCCTCTATCAGCGAGAGGGAGCGGATATCGTGGCCGTCACCTGCCACCACGGCTTCTGCGACGCCACCGGCGCCCTCACCCTTGCCCGGGATCTCTTTGCGGCCTACCGGGGGATCGTGGACGACCCCGGGTTCCGGCCGGCCCCCCGCGCTCCTTACGAGCGGAGCACGGAGAGGGTTCTTGCGCTCTACTCGGAGGAGGAACGGCAGCAGGCGCTCGCTGAGGAGGAGCCGTTCGTCGACCGGTGGCGCTTCCCCATCGAGCGAACCGGGAGGGGGACGCCCCATATCGCCCGCCGGACGCTCTCCCCCGAACGGCTCGGGCGCATGAAGGCATTCGGGAGAGGGCACGGGGCCACGGTGAACGACGTCCTGATCGCTGCGTTCTTCCTTGCGTTCCAGAAGATCCGGGGTGAATTCTCCGACCGGGGGGAGCCCCGGTCGCTCCTGACCTCGGCCGACCTCCGAAGGAGGTATCCCGGCCTTTACGAGGACGCTCCGCTCACGAACCTCTCCATCGCCTACGAGGTCACCCTCTCGGCCGGGGAGGGGGCCCGGCTCGAGGACGTCATCGGCCGGGTGACGGCGATAACGACCCGCCGCAAGGCAAGCAGCCTCGGCGTTGCCGCCATCCTCTTCTACGAGGAGATCATGGCGGGCGGGATGCCGGCGGTGCGGGCGTTCTTTGATGAGATGATCGAGCGGTACGAGACATCCGGACAGAAGAACCCGGTCTTCTCGAACCTCGGGGTCTTCGACCCCGGCGATTACCTCCCCATCCCCGGAAAGGGCGGTGCGGCGCTCGATATCCGGGAGATCCAGTACCTCCCCTGCGCCTGCTGGCCGTACGGCTTTTTGATGATCGCCTCCACCTTCCGCGACCGCCTGACCCTCGCGACGGCCTACGAGGAGGGGCCCTACTCGACGGCCGTCGTGGATCGGTTCCTCGAGTACGTGGACGGGTATCTTCCGTGA
- a CDS encoding efflux RND transporter permease subunit, with product MKAAFGSLGRLIAGRPYLVAGLVVSLLVFSLYGASSIRMETGIETFVDADSPGGVLLDHYTRTFGTELVILIVESENVRDPALLRYVDTLGTDIADERYVDGIRSLPAAIRSVNGGRIPGTEAEVVETISRLPQAARARYVPSGTMTLLFVTLEPDLSDDAKARVLDTIETIVSVSSPPPGVSVSISGDPAFDVQMQEAMRKEMGLLIGIALSLMVAAIGLLFTHVRHRFLPVGIILCGILMTFGTLGFFNLRVTSPVIGSFPVIIGLGIDYGVQLHSRFHEEVQDKSLHDAIVATLSHAGPILIAMCTTALGFVALLTAPIPMIRDFGTACLIGVVSCFLLAIVIIPAFFAIFGYGRGPEGRPGPAEAPETGALAGYSRFLGDLAVRVARHPVPVILLFALVAVAGIQYDGAIGINVDQQSFVPETMPARVSLEKVERAIGGTSTVPVMIRGSDILDPEVIEWIDAFGTYEAAHRDEITGHASIATLIREYNGGSLPASATGIQAVVARIPAEVRGAYLSGNTGAVIEFATVDMEMDAVSALIDRLRSDIVWLEPPAGLDIQPTGRSTVYGDLYDGIIHSKNQMTVLGLILIAAFMIVVYRRFDSLAPLLPVVMVIGWNDLIMYALDIAYTPLTACLGSMTIGLAMEYTVLIIERCREEMERGLEIYEAIREGVTRIGIPITISGLTTIFGFSSMLASSFSLVAGFGQTTVITIFFSLVGGIIVMPAVVALVLRRAPEPSGHRSEAAAET from the coding sequence ATGAAGGCGGCGTTCGGGTCTCTCGGCAGGCTCATCGCCGGCCGCCCGTACCTTGTCGCGGGCCTGGTCGTCTCGCTGCTGGTCTTCTCGCTCTACGGCGCTTCCTCGATCCGGATGGAGACGGGCATCGAGACGTTCGTCGACGCCGACTCTCCCGGGGGGGTGTTGCTCGACCATTACACGCGGACGTTCGGAACCGAACTGGTCATCCTGATCGTCGAGTCGGAGAACGTGCGGGACCCCGCACTTCTCCGGTACGTCGACACCCTCGGCACGGATATCGCTGACGAACGTTACGTGGACGGGATACGGTCGCTTCCCGCGGCGATACGATCGGTGAACGGCGGCCGGATCCCCGGAACCGAGGCTGAAGTCGTCGAAACGATCTCCCGCCTCCCGCAGGCAGCCCGGGCACGGTACGTGCCTTCTGGGACGATGACCCTCCTCTTCGTCACCCTCGAGCCCGACCTCTCCGACGACGCAAAAGCCCGGGTTCTCGATACCATCGAGACCATCGTCTCAGTCTCGTCCCCACCCCCCGGCGTGAGCGTCTCGATCTCCGGCGATCCCGCATTTGATGTACAGATGCAGGAGGCCATGCGCAAAGAGATGGGCCTGCTGATAGGGATCGCCCTCTCCCTGATGGTCGCGGCAATCGGGCTGCTCTTCACCCACGTCCGCCACCGTTTCCTTCCCGTGGGGATCATCCTCTGCGGGATACTCATGACGTTCGGCACTCTCGGGTTCTTCAACCTCCGGGTGACCTCGCCGGTCATCGGATCGTTCCCCGTGATCATCGGTCTCGGGATCGACTATGGGGTGCAACTCCATTCACGGTTCCATGAAGAAGTTCAGGACAAGAGCCTGCACGACGCGATCGTCGCCACGCTCTCCCACGCCGGCCCGATCCTGATCGCCATGTGCACGACCGCTCTCGGGTTCGTAGCCCTCCTCACCGCTCCCATACCCATGATCAGGGACTTCGGAACCGCGTGCCTTATCGGGGTCGTCTCGTGCTTCCTGCTCGCGATCGTCATCATACCTGCCTTCTTCGCCATCTTCGGCTACGGCAGGGGGCCGGAAGGCCGGCCGGGCCCGGCGGAGGCTCCGGAGACAGGAGCGCTCGCGGGCTACAGCCGGTTCCTCGGCGATCTGGCGGTCCGGGTGGCACGGCATCCCGTTCCGGTTATTCTTCTCTTTGCGCTCGTTGCTGTCGCCGGGATCCAGTACGACGGCGCCATCGGGATCAACGTCGACCAGCAGTCCTTCGTCCCCGAGACCATGCCTGCACGGGTCAGCCTCGAGAAGGTGGAACGGGCGATCGGCGGGACGTCCACTGTGCCGGTGATGATCAGAGGGAGCGATATCCTCGATCCGGAGGTCATCGAGTGGATCGATGCGTTCGGAACGTATGAAGCGGCGCACCGGGACGAGATCACCGGTCATGCCAGCATTGCCACCCTTATCCGGGAGTATAACGGCGGGTCGCTGCCTGCATCAGCAACAGGAATACAAGCGGTCGTCGCGCGCATCCCCGCCGAAGTCCGCGGCGCATACCTCTCGGGCAATACCGGTGCGGTGATCGAGTTCGCGACGGTCGATATGGAGATGGACGCGGTGAGCGCCCTCATCGACCGGCTCAGGAGCGACATCGTCTGGCTCGAACCGCCGGCAGGACTGGACATTCAGCCCACGGGCAGGTCGACGGTCTACGGCGATCTCTACGACGGGATCATCCACTCAAAGAACCAGATGACCGTCCTCGGCCTGATCCTGATCGCCGCCTTCATGATCGTCGTATACCGCCGGTTCGACTCTCTCGCACCGCTCCTCCCCGTCGTCATGGTCATCGGGTGGAACGACCTCATCATGTACGCCCTCGATATCGCGTACACCCCGCTCACGGCGTGCCTCGGTTCGATGACCATCGGCCTTGCGATGGAGTACACCGTCCTGATCATCGAGCGGTGCAGGGAGGAGATGGAGAGAGGCCTGGAGATCTACGAGGCCATACGCGAGGGCGTGACCCGGATCGGGATCCCCATCACCATATCCGGGCTGACGACGATATTCGGGTTCTCGTCCATGCTCGCGTCCTCGTTCTCCCTTGTAGCGGGCTTTGGGCAGACGACCGTGATCACGATCTTCTTCTCGCTCGTCGGCGGCATCATTGTCATGCCTGCGGTCGTCGCCCTGGTGCTGCGCAGGGCGCCGGAGCCTTCCGGGCACCGGAGCGAGGCCGCGGCCGAAACATAG
- a CDS encoding potassium/proton antiporter, with protein MILTLELILVGVALLFLISIVANKFSERLGVPALLIFIVVGMLAGSEGPGGIPFDDPAIAQIIGIIALAYILFSGGLDTRWEQIQPVLWQGVALSTVGVILTAALLGGFAVLVLGFSPLTALLLGAVVASTDAAAVFSVLRTARARLQGNLRPLLELESGSNDPVAVLLTIGIIGVLLIPGTSLFTVVPMFVQQMAVGGLLGYAMGQAVVFLINRLKLEFEGLYPVLSLTMVLMTYGLTTTLGGNGFLAVYIAGLVMGNSIVVHKKSLIRFHDGIAWLMQIVMFLALGLLVFPSSLLPVAVPGILAALFLLLIARPIAVMITLLPWKMPIREKALISWVGLRGAVPIILATYPLVAGVPNAELIFNLVFFIVLVSALVHGTSIPSVARWLGLAAPLEETRKLSREFDVDPDTPSELLELVIPSDAPAVGKQVVELGLPKGALIILMQKREERFVPGGSTVIEAEDTLLFLTTGDLADTVRTRLLSREEPGGPPDPDAPGGGA; from the coding sequence ATGATACTCACCCTCGAACTCATTCTCGTCGGCGTAGCGTTGCTCTTCCTGATCAGCATCGTTGCAAACAAGTTCTCGGAGCGCCTGGGCGTTCCCGCTCTCCTCATCTTCATCGTCGTCGGGATGCTCGCGGGTTCCGAGGGTCCCGGCGGCATTCCGTTCGATGACCCTGCGATTGCGCAGATCATCGGGATCATCGCGCTTGCGTATATCCTCTTCTCCGGAGGTCTCGACACCCGGTGGGAGCAGATCCAGCCTGTCCTCTGGCAGGGAGTCGCCCTCTCCACGGTCGGCGTTATTCTGACCGCAGCCCTGCTCGGTGGGTTCGCCGTCCTGGTCCTCGGGTTCTCCCCGCTGACGGCCCTCCTCCTCGGTGCGGTCGTCGCGTCGACCGACGCGGCAGCGGTCTTTTCGGTTCTGCGGACGGCACGGGCGCGCCTGCAGGGCAACCTGCGGCCGCTGCTCGAGCTCGAGTCGGGGAGCAACGATCCCGTGGCTGTCCTGCTCACCATCGGCATCATCGGGGTGCTCCTTATCCCGGGCACGTCGCTGTTTACCGTCGTCCCGATGTTCGTGCAGCAGATGGCGGTCGGCGGCCTGCTCGGCTACGCAATGGGTCAGGCCGTCGTCTTCCTCATCAACCGTCTCAAACTGGAGTTCGAGGGGCTGTATCCGGTGCTCAGCCTCACGATGGTGCTGATGACCTACGGCCTGACCACGACCCTCGGAGGGAACGGGTTCCTCGCGGTCTACATAGCCGGACTGGTCATGGGCAACAGCATCGTCGTTCACAAAAAGAGCCTGATCCGGTTCCACGACGGAATTGCGTGGCTGATGCAGATCGTGATGTTCCTTGCGCTCGGCCTGCTCGTCTTCCCTTCGTCCCTCCTGCCGGTGGCCGTTCCGGGCATTCTTGCAGCCCTCTTCCTGCTCCTGATCGCACGGCCGATCGCCGTCATGATCACGCTGCTCCCCTGGAAGATGCCGATCCGGGAGAAGGCTCTGATCTCCTGGGTGGGGCTGCGGGGAGCCGTCCCGATCATCCTCGCGACCTATCCACTTGTCGCCGGGGTGCCGAACGCGGAGCTGATCTTCAACCTCGTCTTCTTCATCGTCCTCGTCTCGGCGCTGGTTCACGGGACGTCGATCCCCTCCGTCGCCCGGTGGCTCGGCCTTGCCGCCCCACTCGAGGAGACACGCAAACTCTCCCGGGAGTTCGATGTGGATCCCGATACCCCGAGCGAGCTGCTCGAACTGGTCATCCCCTCCGACGCTCCGGCAGTGGGAAAGCAGGTCGTCGAGCTCGGGTTGCCGAAGGGCGCACTCATCATCCTGATGCAGAAGCGGGAGGAGCGTTTTGTCCCGGGGGGGAGCACCGTCATCGAGGCCGAGGACACGCTTCTCTTCCTGACGACCGGCGACCTGGCGGATACCGTCCGCACCAGGCTTCTCAGCCGGGAGGAGCCGGGGGGCCCCCCCGACCCCGATGCACCGGGCGGGGGGGCGTAA
- a CDS encoding ATP-binding protein, with the protein MKRKIIDIDEEKCTGCGLCIPDCPEGALQIIDGKARLVSDLFCDGLGACIGTCPEGAICVVEREAGPYDERAVMEKIVPQGEGVIRAHLEHLLGHGEEGLYREAVEYLNTKGIPVPEHGTAGGGAACPGSAARSLPRRETTEGERAGRIESELRQWPIQLQLLNPAASYFDDADLLVSGDCVPFAYADFHRDFLRDKIVILFCPKLDSNVEGYVTKLAEIFSQHAIRSITVLHMEVPCCSGVRYVVDQALERSGKEIPVNEHTILISGRVAEEGERTAQRRGSGMGRGHGPGLTVARRTGSPSGKTGGGGPPPS; encoded by the coding sequence ATGAAGCGAAAAATCATCGATATCGACGAGGAGAAGTGCACCGGGTGCGGGCTCTGCATACCCGACTGCCCGGAGGGAGCGCTTCAGATCATCGACGGGAAGGCAAGGCTCGTGAGCGATCTCTTCTGCGACGGGCTCGGCGCCTGTATCGGGACGTGCCCGGAGGGGGCGATCTGCGTCGTCGAACGGGAGGCCGGGCCGTATGACGAAAGGGCGGTGATGGAGAAGATCGTGCCCCAGGGAGAAGGAGTCATCAGGGCGCACCTCGAGCACCTCCTCGGTCACGGGGAGGAGGGGCTGTACCGCGAGGCCGTCGAGTACCTGAATACGAAGGGGATCCCGGTTCCCGAGCACGGAACCGCGGGCGGCGGTGCCGCGTGCCCGGGCTCCGCCGCAAGAAGCCTTCCGCGAAGGGAGACCACTGAGGGAGAGCGTGCCGGACGAATAGAATCGGAACTGCGGCAGTGGCCGATCCAGTTGCAGCTCCTCAACCCCGCAGCCTCGTACTTCGACGACGCGGATCTCCTCGTCTCCGGGGACTGCGTTCCTTTTGCATACGCGGATTTCCACCGTGACTTTCTCCGCGACAAGATCGTGATCCTCTTCTGCCCGAAACTGGATTCAAACGTCGAGGGCTACGTCACCAAACTCGCGGAGATATTCTCGCAGCATGCCATCCGCTCGATCACCGTTCTGCACATGGAGGTTCCCTGCTGCAGTGGGGTGCGGTACGTCGTGGATCAGGCACTGGAACGCTCGGGAAAGGAGATCCCGGTCAACGAGCACACCATCCTGATCAGCGGGAGGGTCGCGGAGGAGGGTGAGCGGACGGCTCAGCGCCGGGGTTCCGGGATGGGCCGCGGCCACGGGCCCGGCCTTACCGTCGCGAGACGTACCGGCTCCCCTTCAGGTAAAACCGGAGGGGGAGGTCCGCCGCCTTCGTGA
- a CDS encoding TetR/AcrR family transcriptional regulator, which translates to MPKVVPEYKDEARRRIIEAAIAEADEKGFSNLKMEGVAVRLGISRATLYLYVKSKDDLISSALAYIRSRLSESLQDACSNNTLEGTFSAIFDHVIYPEGRMGMNAIIEMFASAVRDDSLRDAVGKNYRAIHDLIAAVLEEQKAAGRLGDLDTDLSTSIVVSVALGIRMGAAAGLDRDEAHRVWEAAVRRILE; encoded by the coding sequence ATGCCGAAGGTCGTGCCCGAATATAAAGACGAAGCGAGGCGGAGGATCATCGAGGCCGCGATAGCCGAGGCGGACGAGAAGGGATTCTCCAACCTGAAGATGGAGGGCGTCGCCGTCAGGCTCGGCATCTCCCGCGCGACGCTTTACCTCTACGTCAAGAGCAAGGACGACCTGATCTCTTCAGCCCTCGCCTACATCCGATCCCGGCTCTCGGAGAGCCTGCAGGATGCCTGCTCTAACAATACTCTCGAGGGCACGTTCTCCGCGATATTCGATCACGTCATCTACCCCGAAGGCAGGATGGGGATGAATGCAATCATCGAGATGTTTGCAAGTGCCGTGCGGGACGACTCCCTCCGTGATGCCGTCGGGAAGAACTACCGGGCCATCCATGACCTGATCGCCGCGGTTCTTGAAGAGCAGAAGGCCGCGGGACGTCTCGGCGATCTCGATACGGATCTCTCCACAAGCATCGTCGTATCGGTCGCTCTCGGGATCAGGATGGGAGCGGCGGCAGGGCTCGACCGGGACGAGGCGCACCGGGTCTGGGAGGCCGCCGTCCGGAGGATTCTGGAGTAG
- a CDS encoding AI-2E family transporter has product MTESPVLPRHLSTVLLLTALVFLIIGIQAIGYIITIIAVSVILAMIVYPATRALRSRGLPEIAAVGAVTIVAGLAVLLMCYLVFFSFENLVSAIPLYQRELTARLSEIIALLDRYGIETGSFTPSSVNLQGFAGFLSSSAISIADLLLYLFFIVVTTIFTLFEAPRMPGRIQRVLKRDEAAEAFSRMSRFLIDFVIVRTEANLVHGFLFGGFLWVMGVHAAALWGVLTFLLSYIPYIGLVIAALPAIFFAWLQFGIWGALAVIAAVVVLNMLVENPIYAHFASRRFDIPALVVILSVIFWGWALGVAGMIFAVPLTLIVLMVFQASRDWAWVNTLLGVDHLFTGERVPPAETREIDTPPAR; this is encoded by the coding sequence ATGACAGAATCCCCGGTTTTACCCAGGCACCTGAGCACCGTACTCCTGCTGACGGCATTGGTCTTCCTCATCATCGGGATCCAGGCAATCGGGTACATCATCACCATCATCGCCGTATCGGTGATCCTCGCCATGATCGTGTATCCCGCGACGAGAGCGCTCCGATCGAGGGGATTGCCCGAGATCGCCGCCGTCGGCGCGGTCACCATCGTTGCCGGCCTTGCCGTTCTGCTGATGTGCTACCTCGTCTTCTTCTCGTTCGAGAACCTGGTCTCGGCCATCCCCCTCTACCAGCGGGAGTTGACCGCCAGGCTATCGGAGATCATTGCCCTCTTAGACAGGTACGGGATCGAGACGGGGTCGTTCACACCGTCTTCGGTGAACCTGCAGGGATTCGCAGGATTCCTCTCCTCATCGGCTATCAGTATCGCGGATCTCCTGCTCTACCTCTTCTTCATAGTGGTAACGACGATCTTCACGCTCTTTGAGGCGCCGCGGATGCCCGGACGCATACAGAGGGTGTTGAAGAGAGACGAGGCCGCTGAGGCGTTCTCCCGCATGAGCCGGTTCCTGATCGACTTCGTCATCGTCAGAACCGAGGCAAACCTCGTCCACGGCTTCCTCTTCGGCGGGTTCCTCTGGGTCATGGGGGTACACGCGGCCGCACTCTGGGGCGTGCTGACGTTCCTGCTCTCGTATATCCCTTACATCGGCCTGGTCATCGCTGCGCTCCCGGCGATCTTCTTCGCCTGGCTCCAGTTCGGAATCTGGGGCGCGCTCGCGGTGATTGCAGCCGTCGTGGTTCTGAACATGCTCGTAGAGAACCCGATCTACGCGCACTTTGCATCGCGGCGTTTCGATATCCCCGCCCTCGTGGTCATTCTCTCGGTCATCTTCTGGGGATGGGCGCTCGGCGTTGCCGGGATGATCTTTGCCGTCCCGCTCACCCTCATCGTCCTGATGGTCTTCCAGGCGAGCCGCGACTGGGCCTGGGTGAACACGCTCCTCGGCGTCGATCACCTCTTTACGGGCGAGCGAGTGCCTCCTGCGGAAACCCGGGAAATTGACACGCCGCCGGCGAGGTAG
- a CDS encoding cupin domain-containing protein, whose translation MKKGFSIDIETETVKNTDFRRVLYTSNFSQLVLMRLKPGEEIGAEVHDDVDQFFRFEEGEGVVVIDGTKHAVKDGSAVVVPNGANHNVINTSKTADLKLYTIYSPPEHQDKVVAKTREEAMAHEEHFDGKTTE comes from the coding sequence ATGAAGAAAGGATTCTCAATCGATATCGAGACAGAAACCGTAAAGAACACCGACTTCCGCAGGGTCCTTTATACGAGCAATTTCAGCCAGCTCGTGCTGATGCGCCTGAAGCCCGGTGAGGAGATCGGTGCGGAAGTGCATGACGACGTCGACCAGTTCTTCCGGTTCGAGGAAGGGGAAGGGGTTGTCGTGATCGACGGCACGAAGCACGCCGTCAAGGACGGCAGCGCCGTGGTCGTGCCGAACGGCGCGAACCACAACGTGATAAACACCTCAAAGACCGCCGACCTCAAACTCTACACGATCTACTCCCCGCCGGAGCACCAGGACAAGGTCGTGGCAAAGACCCGCGAAGAGGCCATGGCGCACGAAGAGCACTTCGACGGGAAGACGACGGAGTGA